One genomic window of Malaciobacter molluscorum LMG 25693 includes the following:
- a CDS encoding nucleotidyltransferase family protein yields MEKFNKKLAILILAAGKSSRLKDDTKQLLKYKDKTLIEIAVQKALKISKNVFVVLGYDKQRCENKIKKYNINILYNKNYDKGIGSSISFGINNTKDFEHTMIMLVDQPFIPLSHFESLRYFIKKGQLIASKYDNEPCVPAIFPKSLYTDLLKLKEDKGAKSILKVNNHISLNLNKDYAIDIDTKEDKNRFLN; encoded by the coding sequence ATGGAAAAATTTAATAAAAAACTTGCAATACTAATTTTAGCAGCAGGAAAATCTTCAAGATTAAAAGATGATACAAAACAGCTTTTAAAATACAAAGATAAAACATTAATTGAAATAGCAGTACAAAAAGCATTAAAAATTTCTAAAAATGTATTTGTTGTACTTGGATATGACAAACAACGTTGTGAAAATAAGATTAAAAAATATAATATTAATATTTTATATAATAAAAACTATGATAAGGGAATAGGAAGTTCAATATCTTTTGGAATAAATAATACTAAAGATTTTGAACACACTATGATAATGTTAGTTGATCAACCTTTTATTCCCCTATCTCATTTTGAATCTTTAAGATATTTTATAAAAAAAGGACAATTAATTGCTTCTAAATATGATAATGAACCTTGTGTTCCTGCAATTTTTCCAAAAAGTCTATATACTGACTTATTAAAATTAAAAGAGGATAAAGGTGCAAAGTCTATTTTAAAAGTAAATAATCATATTAGTTTAAATCTTAATAAAGATTATGCTATAGATATTGATACAAAAGAAGATAAAAATAGATTTTTAAATTAG
- a CDS encoding XdhC family protein, protein MFSDKNIFNFIQKSIEKNFDIVVTSVISTHGSTYSKAGNLCVYNSNNETIGILGSAFLHRKINELSLKTLKTKQLDIFESIPKDKLSGHGTSRYLICPFFYEDNYGALKKCFDNFNKSLVRNINDYNDYKFIDDNADIKLENTQFYQKIKRPFSLLIFGAANHVLSLIDMANLLGWNTTIIDVNIDEKFICNADNTINLKNIDEVFNIDMKSYDASVILSHNPKTDYVYLEALLNSNINYIGMMGNKKNMLNIKKRFNLEDSDRFFAPVGLDIGSNTDQSIALSICSQIESKKNGKI, encoded by the coding sequence ATGTTTTCAGATAAAAATATTTTTAATTTTATACAAAAAAGTATAGAAAAAAATTTTGATATAGTAGTAACTAGTGTGATTTCAACACATGGTTCTACTTATTCAAAAGCTGGAAATCTGTGTGTTTATAATTCTAATAATGAAACTATAGGAATACTTGGAAGTGCTTTTTTACATAGAAAAATCAATGAATTGTCTTTAAAAACATTAAAAACAAAACAATTAGATATATTTGAAAGTATTCCAAAAGATAAATTATCAGGGCATGGTACAAGTAGATATTTAATTTGTCCATTTTTTTATGAAGATAATTATGGAGCTTTAAAAAAATGTTTTGATAATTTTAATAAAAGTTTAGTTCGTAATATAAATGATTATAATGATTATAAGTTTATAGATGATAATGCAGATATAAAATTAGAAAATACTCAATTTTATCAAAAAATAAAAAGACCTTTTTCTTTACTTATTTTTGGTGCAGCAAATCATGTTCTTTCTTTGATTGATATGGCAAATCTTTTAGGTTGGAATACTACAATAATTGATGTGAATATAGATGAGAAATTTATATGTAATGCTGATAATACAATTAATTTAAAAAATATTGATGAGGTATTTAATATTGATATGAAGAGTTATGATGCTTCTGTTATTTTAAGTCATAATCCAAAAACTGATTATGTTTATTTAGAAGCTTTATTAAATTCAAATATCAACTATATTGGGATGATGGGAAATAAAAAAAATATGTTAAATATTAAAAAAAGATTTAATTTAGAAGATAGTGATAGATTCTTTGCTCCTGTAGGTTTAGATATTGGAAGTAACACAGATCAATCTATTGCACTATCTATATGTTCCCAAATAGAATCGAAAAAAAATGGAAAAATTTAA
- a CDS encoding molybdopterin cofactor-binding domain-containing protein, with product MSISRREFVKNTSLATSAFVIGFYAPIKARAKQVEKDNILEPNAFIKIDKDNTITFLIGQAEMGQGVYSTMSMCIADELDAAWEDIKFLPAPVKPIYNRPGMGIMLTGGSGSITNHQESIRKVGAAVRLMLKKAASKKWKVRVFDVTTKDSYVINKRTKEKLSYGSLVEDIKLMKVPNDVTLKKESEYNLIGKPMKRHPKEVDEKITGEAKFGIDVRVDDMKYAALVQPRVFGAKIKSYDDSKARKMDGVLKIKQIPNEKIAVIAKHWWQAKKASEQIKVVWDEGEFAKMSSEDISNEYEKILNKDDNPIMRQDGNVEKAFEKAYKVVEAKYEFPYLAHAMMEPLNCTVHHNKNRAFISLGSQFQTNVRNLCSEILGVDKDKVEYYNNYLGSSFGRRGPSNFDYVKDAIYVAKDEKWPVQTLWLREDDIKMGNYRPLTKAKVKLSIDKEGIITGFKGTIVNQSLAKGTIFEPFMFKDGIDATQREGFENYPYKIVNNDLRAFCPEYPVPVLWLRSVGHTVSAPVVDCIIDQAAVAANMDPIDFRIKNLKDERFVNLLKYVAKQSDWYNRKKDSGYGVAIAESFGSIVAYVIKVKVENNDYKVENVWSAVDCGYAFNPLNVENQILSSVNFAIGYTKYAQITIKNGKAEQNNFYDYEVNRIGDTPNINVGIINSGAKLGGIGEPGVPPVFPAIANALYDATKKRYTTYPIKLG from the coding sequence ATGAGTATTTCAAGAAGAGAGTTTGTAAAAAATACATCATTAGCTACTTCTGCTTTTGTAATTGGATTTTATGCACCAATAAAAGCAAGGGCTAAACAAGTAGAAAAAGATAATATTTTAGAACCAAATGCTTTTATTAAAATTGATAAAGATAATACAATTACTTTTTTGATTGGTCAAGCAGAAATGGGACAAGGGGTTTATTCAACTATGTCTATGTGTATTGCAGATGAACTTGATGCGGCATGGGAAGATATTAAATTTTTGCCAGCTCCTGTAAAACCTATTTATAATAGACCAGGTATGGGAATTATGTTAACTGGTGGTTCTGGTTCAATTACTAATCACCAAGAAAGTATTAGAAAAGTTGGTGCTGCTGTTAGATTGATGTTGAAAAAAGCAGCTTCAAAAAAATGGAAAGTAAGAGTATTTGATGTAACAACAAAAGATTCTTATGTAATAAATAAAAGAACAAAAGAAAAATTATCTTATGGAAGTTTAGTTGAAGATATAAAGTTAATGAAAGTACCAAATGATGTAACTTTAAAAAAGGAAAGTGAATATAATCTAATTGGTAAACCAATGAAAAGACATCCAAAAGAAGTAGATGAAAAAATCACTGGAGAAGCTAAGTTTGGTATTGATGTTAGAGTTGATGATATGAAATATGCAGCTTTAGTTCAACCAAGAGTTTTTGGTGCAAAAATAAAAAGTTATGATGATTCAAAAGCTCGAAAAATGGATGGTGTTTTAAAGATTAAACAAATTCCAAATGAGAAAATTGCTGTAATTGCCAAACATTGGTGGCAAGCAAAAAAAGCTTCAGAACAAATAAAAGTTGTTTGGGATGAAGGCGAATTTGCAAAAATGAGTAGTGAAGATATTTCAAATGAATATGAAAAAATACTAAATAAAGATGATAATCCTATAATGAGACAAGATGGAAATGTAGAAAAAGCATTTGAAAAAGCTTATAAAGTAGTTGAAGCAAAATATGAATTTCCTTATTTAGCTCATGCTATGATGGAACCTTTAAATTGTACTGTTCATCATAATAAAAATAGAGCTTTTATCTCTTTAGGCAGCCAATTCCAAACAAATGTAAGAAACCTTTGTAGTGAGATTCTAGGTGTTGATAAAGATAAAGTAGAATATTATAATAACTATTTAGGAAGTAGTTTTGGAAGACGTGGTCCTAGTAATTTTGATTATGTAAAAGATGCAATATATGTTGCAAAAGATGAAAAATGGCCTGTTCAAACATTATGGTTAAGAGAAGACGATATAAAAATGGGTAATTACAGACCTTTAACTAAAGCAAAAGTAAAACTTTCAATAGATAAAGAGGGTATTATTACAGGATTTAAAGGAACTATTGTAAATCAATCTTTAGCAAAAGGAACAATTTTTGAACCATTTATGTTTAAAGATGGTATAGATGCTACACAACGTGAAGGTTTTGAAAATTATCCTTATAAAATAGTAAATAATGATTTACGTGCTTTTTGTCCTGAATATCCTGTACCTGTTCTTTGGTTACGTTCAGTTGGACATACTGTTTCTGCTCCTGTTGTTGATTGTATAATAGATCAAGCTGCAGTTGCTGCAAATATGGATCCAATAGACTTTAGAATAAAAAACTTAAAAGATGAGAGATTTGTGAATTTATTAAAATATGTTGCAAAACAATCAGATTGGTATAATAGAAAAAAAGATTCTGGTTATGGAGTAGCAATTGCTGAATCATTTGGAAGTATAGTTGCTTATGTTATAAAAGTAAAAGTTGAAAACAATGATTATAAAGTTGAAAATGTTTGGAGTGCAGTTGATTGTGGATATGCATTTAATCCTTTAAATGTAGAAAATCAAATTTTAAGTAGTGTAAACTTTGCTATTGGATATACAAAATATGCACAAATAACTATAAAAAATGGAAAAGCAGAACAAAACAATTTTTATGATTATGAAGTAAATAGAATAGGGGATACTCCAAATATTAATGTTGGAATCATAAATTCAGGTGCAAAACTTGGTGGAATTGGAGAACCTGGTGTTCCTCCTGTTTTCCCTGCAATTGCAAATGCTTTATATGATGCAACAAAGAAAAGATATACAACTTATCCTATAAAATTAGGTTAA
- a CDS encoding (2Fe-2S)-binding protein: MAYIKVDDKKYELEGIPLDTPLLWVLRDYLDLTGTKFGCGVGMCGACTVLVDGKAVRSCQTQLSEVSQKNIITIQNNEDKEIKTLRKFWKEEDVAQCGYCQPGQIINAAGLLKSNSKPTQDEIVESMHGNICRCGTYNRIKTAIFKASKEI; the protein is encoded by the coding sequence ATGGCATATATAAAAGTAGATGATAAAAAATATGAATTAGAAGGTATTCCTCTTGATACTCCATTATTATGGGTACTAAGAGACTATCTAGATCTTACTGGAACAAAATTTGGATGTGGTGTTGGAATGTGTGGAGCCTGTACAGTTTTAGTTGATGGTAAAGCAGTTAGGAGTTGTCAAACGCAATTAAGTGAAGTATCACAAAAAAATATCATAACTATTCAAAATAATGAAGATAAAGAGATAAAAACACTTAGAAAGTTTTGGAAAGAAGAAGATGTTGCTCAATGTGGATATTGTCAGCCTGGACAAATAATCAATGCAGCAGGTCTTTTGAAATCAAATTCAAAACCAACACAAGATGAAATAGTAGAATCAATGCATGGAAACATTTGTAGATGTGGTACATATAATAGAATAAAAACTGCTATTTTTAAAGCATCAAAGGAGATATAA
- a CDS encoding response regulator transcription factor — protein MKRNILIVEDEIVTAMDIKEALTSLNYNVIGIANCIKKVIKLLDENSCDLALLDITLKNNEDGIELSEIVAKKYNIPFVFLTANDKKHTIDRAIKHEPYGYILKPFKDAELKVTVELALKKFEDKKALTNKLEDTQKHFVALEKNISNKESSKKRFSTLKFGYIFDHKEFKLFLEDNEISLNKKEIKLFEILLENKNSIVSNSIIEDYLYDGELVGEGALRGVLFRLRQKVDKNLISSHSGLGYKIEVEKD, from the coding sequence ATGAAAAGAAATATTTTAATTGTTGAAGATGAAATTGTAACAGCAATGGATATAAAAGAAGCACTTACATCTCTTAATTATAATGTAATAGGAATAGCAAATTGTATAAAAAAAGTTATAAAATTGCTTGATGAAAATAGTTGTGATTTGGCTTTATTAGATATCACTTTAAAAAATAATGAAGATGGAATAGAATTAAGTGAAATAGTTGCAAAAAAATACAATATTCCTTTTGTCTTTTTAACAGCAAATGATAAAAAACATACTATTGATAGAGCAATAAAGCATGAACCTTATGGATATATTCTAAAACCTTTTAAAGATGCAGAACTAAAAGTAACAGTTGAGTTAGCTCTTAAAAAGTTTGAAGATAAGAAAGCATTAACAAATAAATTAGAAGATACTCAAAAACATTTTGTTGCATTAGAAAAAAATATTTCAAATAAAGAATCAAGTAAAAAAAGATTTTCTACTTTAAAGTTTGGATATATATTTGACCATAAAGAGTTTAAATTATTTCTAGAAGATAATGAGATTTCTCTAAATAAAAAAGAAATAAAGTTATTTGAAATTTTATTAGAAAATAAAAATAGTATTGTTTCAAATAGTATAATTGAAGATTATTTATATGATGGTGAGTTGGTTGGAGAGGGCGCTTTAAGAGGAGTTTTATTTAGATTGAGACAAAAAGTTGATAAAAATTTAATCTCATCTCATTCTGGTTTAGGATATAAAATAGAAGTAGAAAAAGATTAA
- a CDS encoding sensor histidine kinase — MLNDILNVIARIPNEKKAKLYSFSFLVIGILGIIIVNKLSIFIIQNTEHKDNPILPLLIGISFFIITSIFLYYFLKSIAKIEKEAKEKLIQFQKEESENLKLINFVLDNTADAIYWFRFNGSIVYVNNRLCKMLGYTKDELIGNNITIIDKKFSEIEKTIIRKERQYNYFESELTTNDGKTFPCFIAANYFSANENEEFVCAFARDITEQKRKENIIKSSLEEKEILIKEIHHRVKNNLQVLSSLLSMQKRRETNSEITNQLDKTRSRIYAIALVHEIIYQGDDLRFINMDQYLTKLSYAMKDIYNLDENIKIEISVSKKMNLGINYSVLTALVIHELLLNSIKHAFKNKDEGIISITIENNNDDVIFEVKDNGIGCDIEKLKNSNSLGWQLIESVVEFQLDGNLEISSKDGFSCRVTYKLVNNDED, encoded by the coding sequence ATGCTAAATGACATTTTAAATGTAATTGCTCGAATCCCAAATGAAAAAAAAGCAAAACTCTACTCTTTTTCTTTTCTTGTTATTGGTATTTTAGGAATTATAATAGTAAATAAATTATCTATATTTATTATTCAAAATACAGAACATAAAGATAATCCAATCTTACCTTTACTAATAGGAATTAGTTTTTTTATAATTACAAGTATTTTTTTATACTACTTTTTAAAAAGTATTGCCAAAATAGAAAAAGAAGCAAAGGAGAAGTTAATACAGTTTCAAAAAGAAGAGAGTGAAAACTTAAAACTTATAAATTTTGTTTTGGATAATACAGCAGATGCTATATATTGGTTCAGATTTAATGGAAGTATTGTATATGTAAATAATAGACTTTGCAAAATGCTTGGATATACAAAAGATGAACTTATTGGTAATAATATAACAATAATTGATAAAAAATTTAGTGAAATAGAAAAAACTATTATAAGAAAAGAGCGACAATATAACTATTTTGAATCAGAATTAACAACAAATGATGGAAAAACTTTTCCTTGTTTTATCGCAGCAAACTATTTTTCTGCAAATGAAAATGAAGAGTTTGTTTGTGCATTTGCAAGGGATATTACAGAACAAAAAAGAAAAGAGAATATCATAAAATCATCTTTGGAAGAAAAAGAGATTTTAATTAAAGAGATACATCATAGAGTTAAAAATAATCTTCAAGTATTATCTTCTTTATTATCTATGCAAAAAAGAAGAGAGACAAATAGTGAAATAACTAATCAACTTGATAAAACAAGAAGTAGAATTTATGCGATTGCATTGGTTCATGAGATTATCTATCAAGGTGATGATTTGAGATTTATAAATATGGACCAATATTTAACAAAACTCTCATATGCTATGAAAGATATATATAATTTAGATGAAAATATAAAAATAGAAATATCTGTTTCAAAAAAGATGAATTTAGGAATAAATTATTCAGTATTAACAGCACTTGTAATACATGAACTTTTATTAAATTCTATAAAACATGCTTTTAAAAATAAAGATGAAGGAATAATTAGCATAACAATTGAAAATAACAATGACGATGTTATTTTTGAAGTAAAAGATAATGGTATTGGTTGTGATATAGAAAAACTCAAAAATAGTAATTCTCTGGGATGGCAATTAATTGAATCTGTTGTTGAGTTTCAATTAGATGGAAATCTTGAAATTTCTTCAAAAGATGGTTTTTCTTGTAGAGTAACATATAAATTAGTAAACAATGATGAGGATTAA
- a CDS encoding FAD-binding oxidoreductase, whose protein sequence is MSKKEEIILPNGVNKEDFLKAISEIEKIVGTKWVFKTKEDLDLYRDAYSPYWDELEEPIPSLAIAPKKVEEIQEIVRIANKYTLPIFPISTGKNLGYGSSAPNNRGDVVIDLKRMNKIIEVNDKRNYCILEPGVSYFDLYEYCEKNNLNVIMDIPDPGWGSPVGNSLDHGWGYTYGQYRDHFGAHCGMEVVLANGEVMRTAMGALPGSKTFAENKYGYGPYLDGLFSQSNFGIVTKMGFWMMPKPEHYTLAVLTVPKRDDLIPLVEIMNYLEDSSIIGWPLYRSPLNPEYGKPMNPELKSYLTSKNGKPDIDKIQDYAIRNDIPYWQIDIPVYGNKDSVEANINYIKQRFTKAIDGAKVKVIEDYDLPLTKKQAKSLKHKVTLGIPNLEIFWLSTRGENFGPKDGHVWFSPIIPRDGKELLKCQEIYIDTFHELGMESMITPFSHPRTWMYRAFCFMIGFANSRTDKEKNEQMRKVYTTMVKVAAKHGWGDYRAAPPFQDAVSGVYNFNNNILKRFTQELKDTIDPNGILAPGRGGIWPKRLRGDKNA, encoded by the coding sequence ATGTCTAAAAAAGAAGAAATTATACTACCAAATGGTGTAAATAAAGAAGATTTTTTAAAAGCTATTAGTGAAATAGAAAAAATTGTTGGAACAAAATGGGTTTTCAAAACAAAAGAAGATTTAGACCTTTATAGAGATGCTTACTCTCCATATTGGGATGAACTAGAAGAGCCAATTCCTTCATTAGCAATCGCACCAAAAAAAGTTGAAGAGATTCAAGAGATTGTAAGAATTGCAAATAAATATACACTTCCTATATTCCCAATTTCAACAGGGAAAAACTTAGGTTATGGTTCATCTGCACCAAACAACAGAGGTGATGTTGTAATTGACTTAAAAAGAATGAATAAAATTATTGAAGTAAATGACAAAAGAAACTACTGTATTTTAGAACCAGGTGTTTCATACTTTGATTTATATGAATATTGTGAAAAAAATAATCTAAATGTAATAATGGATATTCCAGATCCAGGTTGGGGAAGTCCAGTTGGAAACTCACTTGACCATGGTTGGGGATATACTTATGGACAATATAGAGATCACTTTGGTGCACATTGTGGAATGGAAGTTGTGTTAGCCAATGGTGAAGTAATGAGAACAGCTATGGGAGCACTTCCTGGTTCTAAAACTTTTGCAGAAAATAAATATGGTTATGGACCATACTTAGATGGGTTATTTTCTCAATCAAATTTTGGGATTGTAACTAAAATGGGGTTTTGGATGATGCCAAAACCAGAACACTATACATTAGCAGTTTTAACAGTTCCCAAAAGAGATGATTTAATCCCTTTAGTTGAAATAATGAACTATTTAGAAGATTCATCAATTATTGGTTGGCCTTTATATAGAAGTCCATTAAATCCGGAGTATGGAAAACCAATGAATCCTGAGTTAAAATCATATTTAACTTCAAAAAATGGTAAACCAGATATTGATAAAATTCAAGATTATGCAATAAGAAATGATATTCCATACTGGCAAATAGATATTCCAGTATATGGAAATAAAGATTCAGTTGAAGCAAATATCAATTATATAAAACAAAGATTTACAAAAGCAATTGATGGAGCTAAAGTTAAAGTTATAGAAGATTATGACTTACCATTAACTAAAAAACAAGCAAAATCTCTAAAACATAAAGTAACATTAGGTATTCCTAACCTTGAAATATTTTGGTTAAGTACAAGAGGTGAAAACTTTGGACCAAAAGATGGACACGTATGGTTCTCACCAATTATTCCAAGAGATGGTAAAGAGTTATTAAAATGTCAAGAAATTTACATAGATACTTTCCATGAATTAGGTATGGAATCTATGATTACTCCTTTCTCTCACCCAAGAACTTGGATGTATAGAGCATTTTGTTTTATGATTGGTTTTGCAAACTCTAGAACAGATAAAGAGAAAAATGAGCAAATGAGAAAAGTTTATACAACAATGGTAAAAGTAGCAGCAAAACATGGTTGGGGAGATTATAGAGCAGCACCTCCATTCCAAGATGCAGTTTCTGGTGTATATAACTTTAACAACAACATATTAAAAAGATTTACACAAGAGTTAAAAGATACAATCGATCCAAATGGAATATTAGCTCCAGGTAGAGGAGGAATATGGCCTAAAAGATTAAGAGGAGATAAAAATGCTTAA
- a CDS encoding c-type cytochrome, which translates to MLKNMKTVLFVSVLAATSLLASNSTDYTKGKQVFDKWCVHCHGIGMPATNALRIVYKETNISPVLEQRKDLDAEFVKFIVRHGRYSMPFFRKTEINDEQLKNLALYLSTKNKK; encoded by the coding sequence ATGCTTAAAAATATGAAAACAGTATTATTTGTATCAGTTCTTGCAGCAACATCTTTACTTGCAAGCAATTCAACAGATTATACTAAAGGAAAACAAGTTTTTGATAAATGGTGTGTTCATTGTCATGGTATAGGAATGCCAGCAACAAATGCACTAAGAATTGTTTATAAAGAAACAAATATTTCTCCTGTTTTAGAGCAAAGAAAAGATTTAGATGCAGAATTTGTGAAATTTATAGTTAGACACGGAAGATATAGTATGCCATTTTTTAGAAAAACAGAAATAAATGATGAGCAGTTAAAAAATCTAGCTTTATACCTTTCAACAAAAAATAAAAAATAA
- a CDS encoding type VI immunity family protein, with protein MDSTLEQELRLMDSKDQIVLMNVCLNLTLFFRGGSTPEKRQAILIMLTDYQQMMQGKLNFTTNPQARSWKDLRKKPYQTPHDWLPQLSDQGWEFVYHGGQHYRDASDIRFLVLGKPSWQEQHGDLGWVTVNFPLNFFSTSPETFQDVALRWIEVLQPLHGYGAISTTHNHFDNHEYESLEVQLAKQYPGLDIPDYIGHGLHLKDQIKGVNWLTIIHQTHLDSIGGLAALETISGIRVWQRGDNTIIQAADQPTLVKIPQSYYQLGALLAPVRSTTLYEPHYEDEGFTEEDYAQWLARFDTLDI; from the coding sequence ATGGATTCGACTCTTGAACAAGAACTTCGTTTAATGGATTCGAAAGACCAGATAGTCTTGATGAATGTTTGCTTGAATTTGACGTTGTTTTTTCGTGGTGGAAGCACTCCAGAAAAGCGTCAGGCTATCTTGATTATGTTAACCGACTACCAGCAGATGATGCAGGGCAAACTCAATTTTACCACTAATCCACAGGCAAGAAGCTGGAAAGATCTTCGGAAAAAACCATATCAGACACCACATGACTGGTTACCTCAGTTGTCAGATCAGGGATGGGAATTTGTTTATCACGGCGGACAACATTACCGTGATGCTTCTGATATTCGTTTTTTAGTGCTTGGCAAACCTTCTTGGCAAGAACAACACGGTGATTTGGGATGGGTAACCGTCAATTTTCCACTGAACTTTTTCAGCACATCTCCTGAGACTTTTCAAGATGTGGCGTTGCGTTGGATCGAAGTATTGCAACCATTACATGGTTACGGTGCAATTAGTACGACTCACAATCACTTTGATAATCATGAATATGAATCTTTAGAAGTTCAACTGGCCAAGCAGTATCCAGGATTAGATATTCCTGATTATATTGGTCATGGATTACACCTGAAAGATCAGATTAAAGGGGTGAATTGGTTGACTATTATTCATCAGACTCATCTGGACAGCATTGGTGGATTAGCTGCACTGGAGACAATTTCTGGTATTCGGGTTTGGCAGAGAGGAGATAACACCATTATTCAAGCTGCAGATCAGCCTACCTTGGTGAAAATACCACAAAGTTATTATCAGTTGGGTGCTTTGTTGGCTCCGGTACGCAGTACCACTCTTTATGAACCCCATTATGAAGATGAAGGCTTTACTGAAGAGGATTATGCTCAGTGGTTGGCCCGGTTTGATACACTTGATATTTGA
- a CDS encoding LLM class flavin-dependent oxidoreductase, producing the protein MHNNKTPLSILDLVPICEGYTISDAIKNSIKLAQTAEKMGYKRFWVSEHHNIIDIASAATSVILSHIGAKTNNIRLGSGGVMLLNHSPLVIAEQFGTLETLYPNRIDLGIGRAPGTDYETKKALRCNLSNNEDAFPQILDELEYFLSKDSLKGKIKAIPGAGLQLPIYLLGSSTYSAKLAAKKGLGFAFASHFAPLSMNEAIKIYRENFKPSKYLDKPYLIICINAIAATTQEEAEYLATTELQKFLNLNKGKNQLVQKPVANMNELWSFHEERMIKEQLRESIWGTPSFVIKKLEELINRTKADEIMINSWIYDAKMRSYSYELIAKEWFKSK; encoded by the coding sequence ATGCATAATAATAAAACGCCATTATCTATTTTAGACCTAGTACCTATTTGTGAAGGATATACAATTAGTGATGCGATTAAAAATAGTATAAAATTAGCACAAACTGCTGAAAAAATGGGATATAAAAGATTTTGGGTCTCTGAACACCATAATATCATTGATATAGCAAGTGCTGCAACATCAGTAATTCTTAGTCATATTGGTGCAAAAACAAATAATATTCGTTTAGGTTCAGGTGGAGTAATGTTATTAAATCATTCACCTTTAGTTATAGCAGAACAATTTGGAACATTAGAAACTTTATATCCAAATAGAATCGATTTGGGAATTGGGCGTGCTCCTGGTACTGATTATGAAACAAAAAAAGCATTAAGATGTAATTTATCAAATAATGAAGATGCTTTTCCTCAAATTCTAGATGAACTTGAATATTTTTTATCTAAAGATAGTTTAAAGGGTAAAATAAAAGCGATTCCTGGAGCAGGACTACAGTTACCAATTTATTTATTAGGTTCTAGTACATATAGTGCAAAATTGGCTGCAAAGAAAGGTTTAGGATTTGCATTTGCTTCTCACTTTGCTCCTTTATCAATGAATGAAGCAATAAAAATTTATCGTGAAAACTTTAAACCTTCCAAGTATTTAGATAAACCATATTTAATTATTTGTATAAATGCAATAGCAGCAACAACTCAAGAAGAAGCTGAATATTTAGCAACTACTGAATTGCAGAAATTCTTAAATTTGAATAAAGGCAAAAATCAGTTAGTTCAAAAACCAGTAGCAAATATGAATGAACTTTGGTCTTTTCATGAAGAAAGAATGATAAAAGAACAATTAAGAGAGTCAATCTGGGGTACACCAAGTTTTGTTATAAAAAAATTAGAAGAGTTAATAAATAGAACAAAAGCTGATGAAATTATGATAAATTCATGGATATATGATGCTAAAATGAGAAGTTATTCATATGAACTTATAGCAAAAGAGTGGTTTAAAAGTAAATAG
- a CDS encoding NUDIX domain-containing protein — protein sequence MNTKINNFKIQKLEDTKFVHPVKITFEQDGVEKSWEAVKSFDSVAILLYHEQKNAFLLVKQFRPPVYLNDKTKGFTYELCAGIVDKDKSLIQIAKEEIDEECGYDVPLEKIEKITSFYTNVGISGGKQNLFFATIDESMKVHNGGGIHDEQIELLFINVDDFKDFIYDESKAKTPGLMFSFYWFLENKNNFDFNK from the coding sequence ATGAACACAAAAATTAACAATTTTAAAATACAAAAATTAGAAGATACAAAATTTGTACATCCTGTAAAGATTACTTTTGAACAAGATGGCGTAGAAAAATCATGGGAAGCTGTAAAAAGTTTTGATTCTGTTGCAATTTTATTATACCACGAACAAAAAAATGCATTTTTATTAGTGAAACAATTTAGACCACCTGTATACTTAAATGATAAAACAAAAGGTTTTACTTATGAATTATGTGCAGGTATTGTAGATAAAGACAAAAGTTTAATTCAAATTGCAAAAGAGGAAATTGATGAAGAATGTGGATATGATGTTCCTTTAGAAAAAATTGAAAAAATCACTTCTTTTTATACAAATGTAGGAATTAGTGGAGGAAAACAAAATTTATTTTTCGCAACAATTGATGAGTCAATGAAAGTTCATAATGGAGGAGGAATTCATGATGAACAAATTGAATTATTATTTATTAATGTTGATGATTTTAAAGATTTTATTTATGATGAATCCAAAGCAAAAACACCTGGATTAATGTTCTCTTTTTATTGGTTTTTAGAAAATAAAAACAATTTTGATTTTAATAAATAG